Sequence from the Flavobacterium sp. J372 genome:
CTTTGCTGCAAACCACCCTGAAATCAACTTCAGGCAAGGCAATTCGGGTAATTTCAAATTCGTGTATCGTTGTTTTACGTGAAGCGATTTCCACTTCTTCACCTTTACGGGCGTGTTCATATAGTCGTTTACCATCTTTTTTGATTGCAGAAAAAACCGGAGGCTTTTGGTCAATCTCACCAATGAACTGTTGTAGGGTAGCAGCAATTAACGTTTCATTAACATGTCCCGACGGGAAGGTTTCGTCCACTTCTGTTTCCAAATCATAAGACGGAGTTGTGGCACCAATGTAAAATGTTCCTGTGTATTCTTTCGCCATACCCTGGAGCTCAGAAATACGCTTAGTGAATTTCCCGGTGCAGACAATCAACAAGCCTGTAGCCAATGGGTCGAGCGTGCCGGCGTGGCCTACTTTTATCTTCTTCAGCCCAAGGTGTTTCTTCAGGCTCCATTTTACTTTATTCACGGCCTGGAATGAGCTCCACGTCAATGGCTTATCAAGCAGCACAACCTTTCCTTCCTGAAAATCTTCGGCTGAAATCAATGTAATTTATTTATAAGTAACAAAATAGGCGAGGAGCAAAGCGCCGGCAATAATGCGGTACCAACCCCACGGGCGGAAACCGTATTTTTTTATCACTCCGATAAATCCTTTAATCGCGATTATGGCAACAACAAATGCAATTACATTTCCTACGAGAAACATTTTCAAGTTATCGTCATTCTGCGTGAGAAGTTCATAACCTTTCAATTGCGTGTGCTCATATGTCTTTAGAAAAATCGAATACGTTGTAACTGCCAGCATTGTAGGCACGGCAAGAAAGAAAGAGAATTCTGCTGCAACTTCGCGGGTCAATCCCTGCTGCATACCGCCAATGATTGACGCTGCCGCGCGGCTTGTGCCCGGCATCATGGCAAGGCATTGCCAAAAACCTATTGTCACAGCCTTTTTTATAGTAATGTCTTCTTCTTTCGCAATCTTAGGATTTTTAAAGTAATTGTCGACAAACAAGAGTATAAACCCGCCAACAATCAGCATAATCGCGATAGGGATAGGGTTGCCCAATACTTCCTCAATCATATCATCAAACAGCTTGCCTAAAACAAGCGCCGGAATGACTGCGCAAGCAAGTTTTACGTAAAAGCCTATCCGGGAGAAGTCGAAAAACTTTTTCCAGTACAAGGCTACAACAGCAAGTATTGCCCCGAATTGGATAGATACCTGGAAAAGCTTTACAAAATCGTCTTCCTGAATGCCGTAGTAAGAACTGGCAAATATCATGTGGGCCGTTGAAGATATCGGCAGGTACTCCGTTAATCCTTCAATAATGGCAATGATTATCGACTGTATAAAATCCATTATTTCTTTTTACCTGTTTTCAGGTTAGTGTCTGGAATCGCATCACGCTCTACTTCGGTGGTTATCGGTGACGGGTTCTTTAGTATGGCATAGATAGTCACACCAAAGCCTACAAGCACAACTGTCGGTGCAAGCCTTATCCTCCTGAAGTTAAAGATTTCTTCATTAAATACATTGGGATCGTCACTGCCGCCACCTGCCATCAGTATGAAGCCAAGAGCAATCACGGCAATGCCAATAAGCAGTATCTTATAATTAACCCTCTCAAAAAGAAAGTGGGTGGTTATTTCGTTGTTTTTCATTGTTTGAAAGTTCAAAGTTTAATGTTTAAAGTTGCCACTCACTCTCAACTAGTGGCTTGTGCCTTTTGGCTAATGGCTTTTTTAATAAAGATCATCCGTCCTTAAGTTCAGGAATCGCTGCGTTGCGAAGAATGTACTTATCGATGCTATGATGATTCCGAACGCCAGCACGCCAGCAAGTATTATCGCTGTAGGTATCCAGTCTTCCCAAAGGTTCAGTACCGGCAATTGTATGTCGAGCCAGTACACAAGCCCAATCAGGGCTGCAATAGCCAGTAATGAGCCAATAAGCCCCAACCTTACACCCTTCCATATATAGGGTTTGCGAATAAACGACTTTGTGGCGCCAACCATCTGCATAGTTTTGATGGTAAAGCGGTGAGCGTAAATGGAAAGCCTCAGCGCACTGTTAATTAGCAGCATTGATATTATTGCCAACACACCGCTGATGATCAAAATCCAGAAAGTGATGGTTTCAATGTTTTTATTGGCCAGGTCAACCAGCGCATTATCATAGGTAAGGTCACCCACTGCAGGGTCGCTGCGCAGCTCAATCTCAATTTCCTTAATGCTGTCTTTTTGAACGTAATCGCTCTTTAGGTGGATGTCGTATGAGTTAAGTAACGGATTTGTTTCCAGAAGGTCTTCAGAGCCGCCCATTATATCAGGATTGTTCTTGGCAGCATCTTCTTTTGAGACAAACTTGTAATCCTTGATATAGCCTATATTCTGCAGCCTCACGCCGAAAGCCTGCATAGTACTGTCAGTTGCCTCTCTCTTAAAATATACCGTCATCGGGATGTTCTCCTTCACGTAGCCGCTTATCTTCTCGGTGTTGATAACGAAAAGGCCAAGTGCGCCAAGCAGCGTAAGCACGATGAAAATACAAAGCACCACAGAAAAATACGATGAAATCACGCGCCTTTTCTGGAACTTCTCAAAAGATGGAGCCATAGAATCACAATTTAGCCGTAAAAATAATAAGAAATTATTTATCGGTACTTTAATAACGGGCAAAGTTTTGACATTCGTACAATTGGCGTAAATTTGTTGCTTAAAGCTGCTGAGGTGCTGAGCTACTTAGCTCCTGAGCAATCAATCACAACCTAAACAGCTAGGCGCTAAGCCGCTTAGTAGCTAAGAAGCTTACAATGAAATACAACCACAACGAAATAGAAGCCCGCTGGCAGAAATACTGGGCTGAAAACGGCACTTTCGCCGCTGAAAATATATCCGATAAACCTAAATATTATGTGCTTGACATGTTCCCGTACCCGTCAGGGGCAGGGCTGCATGTGGGGCACCCGCTGGGCTATATAGCGAGCGACATCTATGCACGCTACAAGCGCCATCAGGGTTTTAACGTACTGCATCCGCAGGGGTATGACAGCTTCGGCCTTCCGGCAGAGCAGTATGCCATACAAACCGGCCAGCACCCTGCGATAACCACTGAAGCTAATATTGCGCGTTACCGCCAGCAATTGGACAGGATAGGTTTCTCGTTTGACTGGGACAGGGAGGTGCGAACATCAGACCCTGAGTATTATAAATGGACACAGTGGATATTCATCCAGCTATTCAACTCATGGTATAATAATGACACAGACAAGGCAGAGAGCATCTGTACGCTCATCGCTAAATTTGAAGAAAACGGCAATAGCGGTGTTAATGCTGTGAGCGATGATAATATTATAACCTTTACTGCCGACGACTGGAATAGCTGGAGCAAGGAAGCGCAGGAGCGTATGCTGTTGAAATACCGCCTTACCTACCTTGCTGAGACTGAAGTGAACTGGTGTCCGCAACTGGGTACTGTGCTTGCCAATGACGAGATTGTAAACGGCGTATCAGAACGCGGCGGTTATCCTGTTATCCGCAAAAAAATGACCCAGTGGAGCATGCGTATTTCCGCCTATGCGGAAAGGCTGCTGCAGGGACTGAACACAATTGACTGGACAGAGTCGCTTAAAGAAAGCCAGCGCAACTGGATTGGTAAATCGGTAGGTGCATCGGTGAAATTCCAGGTGGTGGGCTATGAAGCTGAAACCACCGCCGATCCTGATGACCCGATTATTGAAGTATTCACCACAAGGCCTGATACCATTTTCGGCGTGAGCTATCTGGCTTTGGCGCCTGAGCATGATTTGGTGAGGCAGATAACAAAGCCGGAACAAAAAGAGGCTGTTGAGGCGTATATAGAAAGCACAGCAAAACGCAGTGAGCGCGACCGTATGGCTGACGTTAAGACCATTAGCGGAGCGTTTACAGGTTCGTATGCCGTACACCCACTGACAGGGTTAAATATACCGATTTGGATTGCAGATTATGTTTTGGCAGGCTATGGCACAGGCGCTGTAATGGCTGTACCGGCGGGCGACCAGCGTGATTATGATTTCGCGAAGCATTTCAACCTGCCTATTGAAGATATATTTGAAAGCACAGCCCCCCCAACCCCCCAAGGGGGAGCAAGAGAGCCTTATTGCTACGGAAGCGTTTACTGCTAAAGAAGGGTTTGTGTTTAAGAACAGCGATTTTGTAAACGGATTGGGCTATAAAGAAGCTTCTGCTAAAGTTATTGCGGCTTTGGAAGATGCTGAAATGGGTACCGGCAAAACCAATTACCGCCTGCGCGATGCGGTGTTCAGCCGCCAGAGGTATTGGGGTGAGCCGTTTCCGGTGTATTACGTAAATGGGCTTCCGCAGATGATTGACGCAGAACACTTGCCGATACGCCTGCCCGAAGTGGAAAAATACCTGCCGACAGAAACAGGAGAGCCGCCATTGGGTAATTCACGCGAATGGGCATGGGATACCGTACAGAATAAAGTGGTGGCAAACGACCTTATTGACCATAAATCCGTTTTTCCATTAGAACTCAACACCATGCCGGGCTGGGCAGGAAGCTCATGGTACTGGCTGCGCTATATAGATGCCCATAACAAAGAGCAATTTGTAAGCCCCGAACATGAATCCTATTGGCAGAATGTGGACTTGTATATCGGCGGCAGCGAGCATGCCACAGGCCACTTACTGTATAGCCGCTTCTGGAACAAGTTCTTAAAAGACCGCGGCTTTATCACCCACGAAGAGCCCTTTAAAAAGCTCATCAACCAGGGAATGATATTGGGTATGAGTGCTTTTGTGCGTCGTCCAATGTTAAGATTTGGAGAGCATATCTTATTGACTAATGACGAAGACAAATCCAAACTGGAAGAATTAAGAAACAGTTTTTCCTTGGTTAAAGATATTTTTGTTTCCTATGGCGTAAGAGAAAGGTTAAGAACTATAAATTTCAATCCTGAAACACCAGAAGAAATCGAACAAATGGAAATAAATAAGAATATTAAAAATCTTATTTTAAACTCTGTTAATGACAAGATAAGGGAATTGGGTTTAGAAGGCAAAGTAGAAGCTCACATTTCTAGTTTTCTTCGAACAAATGTGGATGTTAATTTAGTCGATTCTTCTGATAATTTAGATTTAAATTCATTTACGAAGCATCCACTATATAGCGAATTTAAAGACGCAAAATTCATCACTGAACGCGACGGCACTTTTAAAGTTTCCCGCGAAGTCGAGAAAATGTCGAAGTCGAAATACAACGTGGTAACGCCTGATGATATTTGTGAGCAATACGGCGCTGATACTCTAAGGCTGTACGAAATGTTCCTTGGCCCGCTGGAGCAGGCAAAGCCATGGAACACTGCCGGGATTACAGGTGTATCAGGCTTCCTGAAAAAGCTTTGGAGATTATACTTTGATGATAACGGCTTGATTGTAACCACAGGCGAGGCCAGCAAAGAAGCGTTCAAAATTTTGCACCGCACTATCAAGAAAGTGCAGGATGATATCGAGAATTTCTCGTTCAATACATCGGTGAGTTCGTTCATGATTGCGGTAAATGAGCTTACAGCGATCAATTGCCACGAACGCACGATATTGGAGCCGCTTGCCATTATCATTTCGCCGTATGCGCCGCACATTGCCGAAGAGCTTTGGCACAGGCTGGGCCATAATGGAAGCATCTCGCAGGTGCCGTTCCCGGTTTTTAATCCGGAGCATTTAGTGGAAAGCAGTAAAGAATACCCGGTGTCTTTCAACGGAAAGATGCGCTTTAAAATTGAACTCCCGCTTGACCTTTCTGTGGAAGAAATAGAAAAAGCCATCATGGCTGATGAACGCACGCAACAGCAGCTCAACGGGCAGCAGCCGAAGAAAGTGGTGATAGTTCCCGGCAAGATTATCAACCTCGTAGGATAAACTCCTGCAAGGTCTTTGAGACCTTGTAGGTGTAATTTTAATTTATGTAAACCTGCAAGGTTTCAAAAACCTTGCAGGTTAGAAAGCCATACCCGTAATAAGGTGTGGCTTTTTTCGTTTTGCATTAACAGGAATTTTTGGCACAAAATTTGAAAATTACCATTTAATCAATTAATCAAAAATCACTTAACAATGAAAAAACTAGTACTTGCAGCTATCTGCATTATCGGGTTTCAATCGGCAACTTTTGCACAAGATTCTCAATCTTCAAAAGACAGTATTCCAACTTTAAACCTCTACGCTTCTTTCGGGGCGGTTTTTAACGGCGACTACAAGCTGAACGACAAACTTGCGGCTCAGGGATTGCCTCAAATGGCAGATGCACAGGCAGAATTTACAGTTGGTTTCAATGTAAGGGCCACAAAGAAATTCTGGATGGATACCGAACTAATGACATCTTACAGCGATGAAAAGAATGCAGTGAACCGTATACGCAGCGCTGCGTTTGGCGTTAGGCTGAGGCCTCATTATGTAGCTTTCAATACTAATAAATTCTTTGGTACGGTAGGTGCAGATGTGTCTTTTATAGGAAACCAGGTTGACCTTTTCACCCGTACCAACCAGATTGACCTAAATGAACTTGACCCGGCGTTGCAAAATGGGCATATAAGCCTGAGAAATGAAATGTTGTATGCAGGGTCCGTCACTGGCATTCGGATTCCTCCAAAATACAAACTTCCCTTTAAGGCTGAACCTTGGCTATGAGTGGGGCATTACAAATGGCAAATGGAAATCAGACTTTGCCGATGTTAATAATGCTGTGAAAGAAAGCGGCCATGGCAGGGCATACGCAAAAATCACAATAGGTTTATAAATAAGCCTGACAAATTATCATAGAAAGCCGGTCTGAAAAGATTGGCTTTCTTTTTGCTGTATGTTTTATACAATCAAAAACTAAAACACAATGATAGGATATTATATCATAATAGGGCTTATCGCCCTGATAAGTTTTGCAGTAAGTGCGAAACTCAAGAGCAAATTTGAACATTACAGCAAGGTGCACCTGCGCAATGGCATGAGTGGTGCAGAGATAGCGCAGAAAATGCTTAGTGATAACGGCATTAATGATGTGCGGGTGATCTCAACACCGGGCCGTTTAACAGACCACTACAACCCGGCAGATAAAACGGTAAACCTAAGCGAAGCAGTATACAATCAGCGTAATGCCGCCGCCGCCGCTGTTGCCGCACACGAGGTGGGGCATGCCGTACAGCATGCCACTGCCTACAATATGCTGCAGTTCCGCAGTAAAATGGTGCCTGTGGTGAATGTTTCGTCATCAATGTCTCAATGGCTGATCATCGGCGGTTTGATTCTTGGTGCAGGGCAGGGCTTAGGCTGGGGCTTTTATGTTGCTGTTGCAGGTTTAATCCTGTTTTCACTGACAACGCTCTTCACATTTATAACCCTACCGGTTGAATATGATGCCAGTAACCGTGCACTTGCGTGGCTGAAAAGAGAAAACATGCTAAGCCAGCAGGAGTATGCCGGCGCCGAAGACTCACTAAAATGGGCTGCGCGTACTTATGTTGTAGCTGCAATAGGCTCACTGGCTATGTTGGTATATTGGGGTCTCCAGGTTTTTGGCGGAAGAAGGGAGTAATGCACCTAATCAGCAATTTGAGAATGTAACGATTACCAAGTGTATTTAAATAGTGAAAATCCGCTAAGCAATTAGCGGATTTTTTTATTATCGTCGCAGTTCCCCATTCGGGTTAGGGGGCTTACAGTTGTATCTGTCTTTCAATCTGCTGGTCGAGTGATATAAAAGTCTCAGTACGTGATACGCCATTTATGGGTTGTATCTTTGAGTTAAGCAGCTGCATAAGGTGTTCGTTATCCCGGCAGATTATCTTAATCAAGATAGACCAGTTTCCGGTAGTGTAGTGGCACTCCAGCACTTCAGGTATCTTTTTCAGTTCTTTTACGGTTTCGGCGTTGCTCGATGCTTTATCCAGATAAATGCCGATAAATGCCATAGTGCTATAGCCGAGAACTTTCGTGTTTACCACGAACTTGCTTCCTGCAATTACACCGGCCTGCTCCAGTTTACGAAGGCGCTGGTGTATGGCCGCGCCGCTTATCCCAATCTTGCCTGCAATCTGTAGTATGGGCTTGCGTGCGTCCTCCATAAGGTAACGGAGAATTTCTTTATCTATCCCGTCGATTTCTATTTGTAACTGATTAATTTTCATAGCTTTTATTTTGTAATCCAAATATAGAATTTTACTTTAAAAAAATAGCCTTTCTGCAATTGCAAAAAGGCTATTCTGTATTAAGGCTATTTAATCTAACTTGCTACATTATGCGGATTGTACCCCATGTAAGGAACATCTTTTTCATTGAAAATTACGCCAAATTCTTCAAGCTCTTTCAAAATAGGCAGGTATACTTCTTTATAAATAGGCATTTGAACTCCTGGCGTGGTGATGTTTCCGTTCAAAATCTGTAATGTTGCCATAGCCACAGGCAAGCCTACTGTTTTGGCCATTGCGGTATATGTCTGGTCATCACCAATGCATACCATAGTGCTGTCAATCTGTTTCTTTTTGCCGTCTAGCTCATAGCCAAACTTGTGGTACATCACAATCATGTCTTTATCATCAGGGCTAAGCGTCCAGCTGTCGGCCAATATTTTTTCAAGTATTTGTGCAGGCGTGGCATTTACAAGTCCTACTTTTTTCTCATCATTAAAAGGTCCAGTTCCAACAGCTTATCCCACTGTATATCATCCTGGTCAAGCTTTAATATATGGCGAAGTTTCAACTCAACGGAATCTGTCGGGTGGTAAGGAAGGAAGGAATTTGTAAAGTCACGGTAACTCATTTCCTCACTGTTTTCCATAACGTAGCTGTCATCAGTCATACCCAGCTGTATGAACATGTTCCATGCTTTGGAAAAGCCCACACGGCGCAGTGTACCCCTGTATAAAGTATGCGCATCATCAAGCCCGTATACACTACGGTATTTAAGTGAATCACGGTTGGCGTAACCTTCAAAGCGGCCAAAACCTTCCACGTGCATAAATTCCGTACGGCGGAAGAGTTTGTTATAAGGTATGTATTTGTAATTACCCTCTTGTATGAACTTAGCAGCGCCACCCTGGCCGGCAAGTACAACATTGCGGGGATTCCATGTAAACTTGTAGTTCCACAGGTTATTGTCGCTATCAGGCGCTACCAATCCGCCACAGAAAGATTCAAATAAAATCACCTTACCACCTTTGGCCCGAATTTCATCAATCACTTTCATGGCACTCATGTGGTCAATGCCAGGGTCAAGGCCTATTTCATTCATAAAAACAAGTCCGTTATCTTTTGCCTGCTGGTCAAGGCTTTCCATAGCAGGGCTTATGTAAGATGCAGTAACCATATGTTTTTTGAAGGTAATGCAATCTTTGGCTACTTCAAAATGCAGGTTTGCCGGAAGCATAGATATTATTACATCAGCTTTTTGTATCTGCAGATGCCTGTCAGCTTCATTAAATACATCAAATGCAATTGCAGTAGCACGGCTATGGCCTTTAGTTTTCTTTCTGGCAAGTTCTTCCGAAAGGTCACCAATAGTTATATGAAGGTTTTCAGATTCGGCTTTATTCAGCAGGTATTCTATTAATGACGATGCCGAACGGCCTGCGCCAATAATCAAAATATTCCTCATGATTTTGATTTTGTAATTATAACACAAAAGTAGCCATTTGTTATATTATAAAAAGTTTTTACTCATAAAATGGCTTGTAATTTTTAATTTTACGCAAAAACTATTTTAATGGACAAGAAACTCATAGTGGCAGGGGCAGTCTTTGGCGCAACCTCAATTGTTTTGGGTGCCTTTGGTGCACATGCCTTAAAAGAAAAGCTTCCGGCAACGACGTTGGCAGTATTCGAAACCGGAGTAAAATACCAGATGTACCATGCCCTGTTTTTACTTTTTGCAGGGATTGTATTGTCAATTTCAGCAAGTGCAAAAAATGCTATTTTTTGGCTGACAACTATAGGTGTAATTTTCTTTTCAGGTTCAATTTATTTGCTGTCATGCCAAACACTATTTGGTATAGATTTTAAGTTTCTGGGGCCGGTAACACCAATTGGAGGATTGCTATTAATTGCCGCCTGGATAGTGTTGTTATTGAATATTTTAAAGGTAAAACGATAAATTTTAGAGGATTTATTATTTTGTAAAAATATATTTTTACTTTTGCCCTTTATTAATAACACAACTTAAGCTCAAAACAATGGATAATTACGGCCTTTCTACGAAAACGATTTCGCTGGAAAACTTAGGAATTAAAGATGCAGATGTGAAATATCAGCTGAGCCCTGACGAACTTCATAACATTACAATTGAAAAAGGGCAGGGAACAGAGAGTGATACAGGCGCACTTGCCATAAATACAGGTGAGTTTACAGGAAGGTCTCCGCAAGACCGTTTTATTGTGCGTGACAGTATTACTGAAGATAAAGTATGGTGGGGCAATGTAAACCTTGCTTTTGACAGCGATAAATTTCAGGCACTATATAATAAGGTAACAAATTATCTGTCAGGCAAAGAACTATATGTGCGTGACAGCTACGTATGTGCTGATGATAAATACAGAATGAATGTGAGGGTTGTAACCGAATTTCCGTGGAGCAACCTTTTCTGCTACAATATGTTCCTTCGTCCTGAAGAAAGTGAACTTGATAACTTCACACCCGAATGGCATGTAGTATGTGCGCCGGGCTTCAAGGCAGACCCTGCTGTTGACGGTACACGCCAGCATAACTTCGCAATACTTGACTTTACACGTAAAATAGCACTTATCGGCGGTACAGGTTACACAGGTGAAATGAAGAAAGGTATTTTCTCTGCGCTTAACTTTATACTTCCGGTATTTAAAAACACCTTGCCAATGCACTGCAGCGCCAACGTTGGTGAAAAAGGTGATACAGCTATTTTCTTTGGACTTTCAGGTACTGGTAAAACTACACTTTCAGCAGATCCTGCAAGGAAACTTATAGGTGATGACGAACATGGCTGGACGGCTGAAAACACTGTTTTCAATTTTGAAGGCGGATGCTATGCCAAAGTAATAAACCTGACTGAAGAGCAGGAACCGGATATCTGGAGAGCGATTAAGCGTGGTGCCATACTTGAGAATGTTATTTTTAAAGAGGGTACAAACGAGGTTGATTTTGAAGATGTATCACTTACGCCTAATACTCGTGTGAGCTACCCAATCTATCATATAGACAATATACAGCCGGGTTCTATAGGCCACAACCCTAAGAACATATTTTTCCTTACGGCAGATGCTTACGGTATCCTGCCTCCTATATCTAAGCTTACTCCGGGCCAGGCGGCTTACCACTTCATTTCGGGCTATACTGCAAA
This genomic interval carries:
- a CDS encoding DUF3098 domain-containing protein, which produces MKNNEITTHFLFERVNYKILLIGIAVIALGFILMAGGGSDDPNVFNEEIFNFRRIRLAPTVVLVGFGVTIYAILKNPSPITTEVERDAIPDTNLKTGKKK
- the pckA gene encoding phosphoenolpyruvate carboxykinase (ATP), which produces MDNYGLSTKTISLENLGIKDADVKYQLSPDELHNITIEKGQGTESDTGALAINTGEFTGRSPQDRFIVRDSITEDKVWWGNVNLAFDSDKFQALYNKVTNYLSGKELYVRDSYVCADDKYRMNVRVVTEFPWSNLFCYNMFLRPEESELDNFTPEWHVVCAPGFKADPAVDGTRQHNFAILDFTRKIALIGGTGYTGEMKKGIFSALNFILPVFKNTLPMHCSANVGEKGDTAIFFGLSGTGKTTLSADPARKLIGDDEHGWTAENTVFNFEGGCYAKVINLTEEQEPDIWRAIKRGAILENVIFKEGTNEVDFEDVSLTPNTRVSYPIYHIDNIQPGSIGHNPKNIFFLTADAYGILPPISKLTPGQAAYHFISGYTAKVAGTEAGINEPQPNFSACFGAPFMPLHPTKYAEMLSKKMKDAGVNVWLINTGWTGGPYGTGSRMKLKYTRAMITAALNGELDNVEYKNHAVFGLAKPQSCPNVPAEVLNPRNTWADKDAYDAKALELAAAFRKNFAKFEEFANDEIMAGGPVA
- a CDS encoding zinc metallopeptidase, with translation MIGYYIIIGLIALISFAVSAKLKSKFEHYSKVHLRNGMSGAEIAQKMLSDNGINDVRVISTPGRLTDHYNPADKTVNLSEAVYNQRNAAAAAVAAHEVGHAVQHATAYNMLQFRSKMVPVVNVSSSMSQWLIIGGLILGAGQGLGWGFYVAVAGLILFSLTTLFTFITLPVEYDASNRALAWLKRENMLSQQEYAGAEDSLKWAARTYVVAAIGSLAMLVYWGLQVFGGRRE
- a CDS encoding Lrp/AsnC family transcriptional regulator, which gives rise to MKINQLQIEIDGIDKEILRYLMEDARKPILQIAGKIGISGAAIHQRLRKLEQAGVIAGSKFVVNTKVLGYSTMAFIGIYLDKASSNAETVKELKKIPEVLECHYTTGNWSILIKIICRDNEHLMQLLNSKIQPINGVSRTETFISLDQQIERQIQL
- a CDS encoding ABC transporter permease is translated as MAPSFEKFQKRRVISSYFSVVLCIFIVLTLLGALGLFVINTEKISGYVKENIPMTVYFKREATDSTMQAFGVRLQNIGYIKDYKFVSKEDAAKNNPDIMGGSEDLLETNPLLNSYDIHLKSDYVQKDSIKEIEIELRSDPAVGDLTYDNALVDLANKNIETITFWILIISGVLAIISMLLINSALRLSIYAHRFTIKTMQMVGATKSFIRKPYIWKGVRLGLIGSLLAIAALIGLVYWLDIQLPVLNLWEDWIPTAIILAGVLAFGIIIASISTFFATQRFLNLRTDDLY
- a CDS encoding DUF423 domain-containing protein, with amino-acid sequence MDKKLIVAGAVFGATSIVLGAFGAHALKEKLPATTLAVFETGVKYQMYHALFLLFAGIVLSISASAKNAIFWLTTIGVIFFSGSIYLLSCQTLFGIDFKFLGPVTPIGGLLLIAAWIVLLLNILKVKR
- the truB gene encoding tRNA pseudouridine(55) synthase TruB: MSAEDFQEGKVVLLDKPLTWSSFQAVNKVKWSLKKHLGLKKIKVGHAGTLDPLATGLLIVCTGKFTKRISELQGMAKEYTGTFYIGATTPSYDLETEVDETFPSGHVNETLIAATLQQFIGEIDQKPPVFSAIKKDGKRLYEHARKGEEVEIASRKTTIHEFEITRIALPEVDFRVVCSKGTYIRSLAYDFGLALNSGAHLTALRRTKIGAFSVENAITPDAFEQSITPENE
- a CDS encoding undecaprenyl-diphosphate phosphatase — its product is MDFIQSIIIAIIEGLTEYLPISSTAHMIFASSYYGIQEDDFVKLFQVSIQFGAILAVVALYWKKFFDFSRIGFYVKLACAVIPALVLGKLFDDMIEEVLGNPIPIAIMLIVGGFILLFVDNYFKNPKIAKEEDITIKKAVTIGFWQCLAMMPGTSRAAASIIGGMQQGLTREVAAEFSFFLAVPTMLAVTTYSIFLKTYEHTQLKGYELLTQNDDNLKMFLVGNVIAFVVAIIAIKGFIGVIKKYGFRPWGWYRIIAGALLLAYFVTYK